A genome region from Deltaproteobacteria bacterium HGW-Deltaproteobacteria-2 includes the following:
- a CDS encoding 5'/3'-nucleotidase SurE → MRFLLTNDDGIYAKGLSALYAELSKEADCLIVAPETEQSAVGHAITISRPLMVRRATKNDKFLGYAVCGTPADCVKIGITELSDEPIDLVVSGINRGGNAGINVLYSGTVSAATEGAILGFPSMAVSLDTHKEADFTYAAKFARKMTRLILSNPQKLKGSAINVNIPCLPPEKIKGVVVVRQAQSNIVETFEKRTDPRENIYYWFASESQSARKQKDTDVGALAAGFITITPIHYDLTRHDLLDTLKDAIKQGNL, encoded by the coding sequence ATACGATTTTTACTTACCAACGATGATGGAATTTACGCCAAAGGATTGAGTGCTCTTTACGCCGAGCTTTCCAAAGAAGCGGATTGCCTGATTGTTGCGCCGGAGACAGAACAAAGCGCAGTGGGACATGCCATTACAATTTCTCGTCCCCTGATGGTGCGCCGCGCTACCAAAAATGATAAATTTCTAGGATACGCAGTCTGCGGCACACCGGCAGACTGTGTAAAAATAGGAATCACGGAATTATCTGATGAACCGATTGATTTGGTTGTCTCCGGAATCAACAGAGGGGGCAACGCCGGCATTAATGTTCTCTATTCTGGAACAGTCTCCGCCGCAACCGAAGGGGCAATTTTGGGATTTCCCTCTATGGCTGTTTCTCTGGACACTCACAAAGAAGCCGATTTTACTTATGCCGCAAAATTTGCCCGTAAGATGACCCGATTAATACTGAGTAATCCTCAAAAACTCAAAGGAAGTGCAATTAATGTCAATATTCCGTGTCTTCCTCCTGAAAAAATCAAAGGCGTCGTTGTTGTCCGGCAAGCTCAAAGCAATATTGTCGAAACTTTTGAAAAACGCACAGATCCGCGAGAAAATATTTACTACTGGTTTGCCAGCGAATCTCAATCCGCCCGCAAGCAGAAAGATACTGATGTCGGCGCGCTGGCTGCAGGCTTCATAACAATCACACCAATTCATTACGATCTGACCAGACATGATTTGCTCGACACTCTCAAAGACGCCATAAAGCAAGGCAATTTATAA
- a CDS encoding phospholipase, with amino-acid sequence MNSFSFRKKLIAVPLSIIVLITVGVYSAAASKKSIQNSSFGYQELILTNEEYLPTLLKCIDEAKSEILISIFSFKAGKHKNSYPDRIASHLAKAVKRGIKVYVILETTDSKSDELNIQNKQTGKFLEEKGVNVYFDSPRQTTHTKLVVIDQHLVLLGSHNFTQSALKYNNEISILLDSSEMAQNARNYILRIIKEAK; translated from the coding sequence ATGAATAGCTTTTCTTTTAGAAAAAAATTAATTGCTGTACCGCTGAGCATTATTGTTTTGATTACAGTCGGTGTTTACTCTGCCGCTGCGTCAAAGAAATCAATTCAAAATTCATCATTCGGATATCAGGAATTAATTCTAACCAATGAAGAATACTTACCCACGCTTTTGAAATGTATTGATGAAGCGAAAAGTGAAATACTAATATCAATCTTTTCTTTTAAAGCCGGCAAGCATAAAAACAGTTATCCTGATCGGATTGCCAGCCACCTGGCAAAAGCAGTAAAAAGAGGCATAAAAGTATATGTTATTTTAGAAACGACAGACAGCAAATCGGACGAACTGAATATTCAAAACAAGCAGACAGGAAAATTTCTGGAAGAAAAAGGAGTAAATGTTTATTTCGATTCTCCACGACAAACTACACATACAAAGCTTGTGGTCATCGATCAGCACCTTGTTTTACTGGGCAGTCATAATTTTACGCAATCGGCGCTAAAATACAATAATGAGATTTCTATCTTGCTGGATAGTTCGGAGATGGCCCAAAACGCCCGTAACTATATCCTGAGAATTATCAAGGAGGCAAAATGA